From a single Nakaseomyces glabratus chromosome H, complete sequence genomic region:
- a CDS encoding uncharacterized protein (CAGL0H00704g~Ortholog(s) have role in autophagosome assembly, autophagy of mitochondrion, protein localization by the Cvt pathway) — translation MSDIIFPISINEEEAPVVYKPVIQDPLYEDVDLDLDQDDDDDSTSDSDSVPSSYESVFTLGNNYTFTPLSYEDEMIPRSDAYADTDSHFYSKIQNRLYTTAPRTTAEVPRQNYNFANVAQDNYKLWLSTV, via the coding sequence ATGTCTGACATTATTTTCCCTATAAGCATAAATGAGGAGGAGGCTCCAGTGGTGTACAAGCCAGTGATACAGGATCCGCTCTATGAAGACGTCGATCTCGATCTCGATCAggatgacgatgacgaCAGCACAAGCGACAGCGACAGCGTACCTTCTTCATACGAGTCAGTGTTCACCTTGGGAAACAACTACACATTCACCCCGCTATCGTACGAGGACGAGATGATACCCAGAAGCGATGCTTACGCGGACACAGACTCGCACTTCTACTCCAAGATACAGAACAGATTGTACACAACAGCTCCTAGAACCACCGCGGAGGTACCTAGACAAAACTACAACTTTGCCAACGTCGCTCAGGACAACTACAAGCTATGGCTCTCTACAGTCTAA
- the YAH1 gene encoding adrenodoxin (CAGL0H00660g~Ortholog(s) have oxidoreductase activity, acting on NAD(P)H, heme protein as acceptor activity, role in heme a biosynthetic process, iron-sulfur cluster assembly, ubiquinone biosynthetic process and mitochondrial matrix localization) — MQHILRRSIVPISRNIGLSRRFADRPLWQSSARLFSTSMMLSHGHIKKPNPGEELHVTYILKDGSQKTYEVADGDTLLDIAQANNLDMEGACGGSCACSTCHVIVDPDYYDAIPEPEDDENDMLDLAYGLTETSRLGCQVKMSKDIDGIRVALPAMTRNVSNNDFNQ; from the coding sequence ATGCAGCATATACTCAGGAGAAGCATTGTACCAATATCCAGAAATATCGGTTTGAGCAGAAGATTCGCCGACAGACCTCTATGGCAAAGCTCTGCCAGACTATTTTCTACTTCTATGATGTTGAGTCATGGACATATAAAGAAACCTAACCCAGGTGAAGAACTACACGTCACTTACATACTTAAAGATGGATCGCAGAAGACATACGAAGTTGCCGATGGCGACACATTGCTGGACATTGCACAGGCCAATAACTTGGATATGGAAGGTGCATGCGGTGGTTCATGTGCTTGTTCAACATGCCATGTTATTGTCGATCCAGATTACTACGACGCCATCCCAGAGCCCGAAGATGACGAGAATGATATGCTTGACTTAGCATATGGACTAACAGAGACCAGTAGACTTGGATGCCAAGTAAAGATGTCCAAGGATATCGATGGCATTAGAGTTGCATTACCTGCTATGACCAGGAACGTTAGTAACAACGACTTCAACCAATGA
- a CDS encoding uncharacterized protein (CAGL0H00682g~Has domain(s) with predicted mannosyl-oligosaccharide glucosidase activity and role in oligosaccharide metabolic process), with protein sequence MNQLREELVNTTVEEKRLEENSKHEKYWYRWGPYLSERAWATVREDYSQNGDAWSHFPFEHANARVFRWGEDGLFGVSDNKQLVCMNVALWNGKDERLKERLFGLTGHQGNHGEDVKELYYYLDNTPTHSYMKALYKYPFKKAFPYKELVQKNAERGYQDREFEVHEVDGLFHDKATGDTPYFDVYFEMAKSDSNPDDLNFRITVHNRSNQDSGELYVTPQIFYRNTWAWDAESKKNMPRLEKDAHANNLVHLFHKKFGKQKIVFQPSPDIKEGEDVEPELLFTDNEPNLVKLFNDKKNPSPYSKDAFEEYLVHGNKKLCNPEHKGSKAGAVYHFKNIPAGESVTVRYKFTNDFDNTIFPSKDLAVIDEDIFDTTFDNRKEEADNFYWRVNPSPIDKELRNVQRQAFAGLLWTKQFYNLTFDEWFKGDPNIKPRPPQNRANGRNSNWQHLYIEDVLSMPDKWEYPFFASWDTAFHCIPLAMIDPDFAKKQLDLLTREWYMHPNGQIPAYEWNFNDVNPPVHAWAVYRVFKIEKSLYNREDRHFLERVFQKLLLNFTWWVNRKDANGKNLFEGGFLGLDNIGIFNRSEPLPTGGTLEQADSTGWMAFFSLQMLNIALELAKTNPAYEDIASKFFEHFILISDSMSFEYQKDLDNGEIIKQNLWNENDKFYYDAISWGGDHREQLPIRSLVGLIPLYASMTLEPSIILQFKGFKKRVDWFVKNKKEIFGRNVASMSEEGVGKRLLLSLVTKDRLEAILKRMLDETEFLSDYGIRSLSKYHEKHPFEMNVHGVQYKVQYLPGESDSGMFGGNSNWRGPIWFSTSFLIIESLQRFHLYYGSDFKVECPVGSGKFLNLSQVADELSSRMVKLFLPDQKTGLRPVHGDIEADFLSKDPHFKDLIPFFEYFDGDTGRGLGASHQTGWTSLVAKWISEVGIYCTKSLDKKNLKENVPKGGFADGTPKMKDERRRKSTKSLVNVESTKLELAEECDSKDKFENAYTAYVGANAEHILETKLMERLREKMQNLSFGDDIVDDELATNANSDLACHF encoded by the coding sequence ATGAATCAATTGAGAGAAGAGCTGGTGAACACCACCGTCGAGGAGAAGCGGTTGGAAGAGAACAGCAAGCATGAGAAGTACTGGTACAGGTGGGGTCCTTACTTGAGTGAGAGAGCTTGGGCCACTGTGCGTGAGGATTACTCCCAGAACGGTGACGCCTGGTCGCACTTCCCATTCGAGCACGCCAACGCCCGTGTCTTCAGATGGGGTGAGGACGGTCTCTTTGGTGTCAGTGACAACAAGCAGCTGGTGTGTATGAACGTCGCCTTGTGGAACGGTAAGGACGAGAGGTTGAAAGAGCGTCTCTTCGGTCTTACGGGACACCAAGGTAACCACGGTGAGGACGTCAAGGAGTTGTACTACTACCTGGACAACACACCTACCCACTCGTACATGAAGGCCCTGTACAAGTACCCTTTCAAGAAGGCCTTCCCTTACAAAGAATTGGTCCAGAAGAACGCCGAACGTGGCTACCAGGACCGTGAGTTCGAAGTCCATGAAGTCGACGGCTTGTTCCATGATAAGGCCACCGGCGACACCCCTTACTTCGACGTCTACTTCGAAATGGCAAAGAGCGACAGCAACCCTGACGACTTGAACTTCAGAATCACCGTCCACAACAGAAGCAACCAGGACTCAGGCGAGCTGTACGTTACCCCACAGATCTTCTACAGAAACACCTGGGCTTGGGATGCTGAGTCCAAGAAGAACATGCCAAGATTGGAAAAGGATGCCCACGCCAACAACTTGGTTCATTTGTTCCACAAGAAGTTCGGAAAACAGAAAATCGTCTTCCAACCTTCCCCAGACATCAAGGAAGGCGAAGATGTCGAACCAGAGCTTTTGTTCACAGATAACGAGCCTAACTTGGTTAAATTGTTCAATGACAAAAAGAACCCATCCCCTTACTCTAAGGACGCTTTCGAAGAATACTTGGTCCACGGAAACAAGAAGCTATGTAACCCAGAACACAAGGGTTCTAAAGCCGGTGCCGTCTATCACTTCAAGAACATTCCAGCTGGTGAATCTGTCACTGTCAGATACAAGTTCACTAACGACTTCGATAACACTATCTTCCCATCCAAGGACTTGGCTGTCATTGACGAAGATATCTTCGACACCACTTTCGACAACAGAAAGGAAGAAGCTGATAACTTTTACTGGAGAGTTAACCCATCCCCAATTGACAAGGAATTGAGAAATGTGCAAAGACAAGCATTCGCAGGTCTGCTTTGGACCAAACAGTTTTACAACTTGACCTTCGATGAATGGTTCAAAGGTGATCCAAATATTAAGCCTCGTCCTCCACAAAACAGAGCCAATGGTAGAAACAGCAACTGGCAACATCTGTACATCGAAGATGTCCTTTCTATGCCTGACAAATGGGAATATCCTTTCTTCGCATCTTGGGACACTGCATTCCACTGTATTCCTTTGGCCATGATTGATCCTGACTTTGCCAAGAAACAACTAGACTTGCTAACTAGAGAATGGTATATGCATCCAAATGGTCAAATTCCTGCCTATGAATGGAACTTCAATGATGTCAACCCACCAGTCCACGCTTGGGCAGTTTACCGTGTATTCAAGATTGAAAAGTCTCTATATAACCGTGAAGATCGTCACTTCCTGGAACGTGTCTTCCAAAAGTTGCTACTGAATTTCACCTGGTGGGTTAACCGTAAGGATGCTAACGGTAAGAACTTGTTCGAAGGTGGTTTCTTAGGTCTAGATAACATTGGTATCTTTAACAGATCCGAACCATTGCCAACTGGTGGTACTCTGGAACAAGCTGACTCTACTGGTTGGATGGCATTCTTCTCATTACAAATGCTGAACATTGCTTTGGAATTGGCCAAAACTAACCCAGCCTATGAAGATATTGCCTCCAAGTTCTTCGaacatttcattttgattaGTGACTCCATGTCCTTCGAGTATCAAAAGGACTTGGATAATGGTGAAATCATTAAGCAAAACTTGTGGAATGAAAACGATAAATTCTACTATGATGCCATTTCATGGGGTGGAGACCACAGAGAACAGCTACCAATTAGATCCCTGGTTGGTTTGATCCCACTATATGCATCCATGACTTTAGAACCTTCTATTATCTTACAGTTCAAGGGCTTTAAAAAGCGTGTCGATTGGTTTgtcaagaacaagaaggaGATCTTTGGTAGAAATGTTGCTTCTATGTCTGAAGAAGGTGTGGGTAAGAGATTACTACTGTCTTTGGTCACTAAGGATAGATTGGAAGCAATTTTGAAGCGTATGCTAGACGAAACTGAATTTTTATCTGATTATGGTATCAGATCTTTGTCTAAATACCATGAGAAGCATCCTTTCGAAATGAATGTTCATGGTGTTCAATATAAGGTTCAATACTTACCTGGTGAATCCGACTCCGGTATGTTTGGTGGTAACTCTAACTGGAGAGGTCCAATCTGGTTCTCCACTAGTTTCTTGATCATTGAATCATTGCAAAGATTCCATTTGTACTACGGTTCTGACTTCAAGGTTGAATGTCCTGTTGGTTCTGGTAAGTTCCTAAACTTATCTCAAGTTGCTGATGAATTGTCTTCTCGTATGGTCAAATTATTCTTGCCTGACCAAAAGACTGGCTTGCGTCCAGTTCACGGTGACATTGAAGCTGACTTCTTGTCTAAGGACCCACACTTCAAGGATCTAATCCCCTTCTTTGAATACTTTGATGGTGATACTGGTAGAGGTCTTGGTGCTTCTCACCAAACTGGTTGGACTTCATTGGTTGCTAAGTGGATCAGTGAAGTTGGTATCTATTGTACTAAGTCTTTGGATAAGAAGAACTTAAAGGAAAATGTACCAAAAGGTGGATTTGCTGACGGTACTCCAAAGATGAAGGACGAGCGTAGACGTAAGAGCACAAAGTCATTGGTTAATGTCGAATCAACCAAGTTGGAACTAGCCGAAGAATGCGATAGCAAGGACAAGTTTGAAAATGCCTACACCGCCTATGTTGGTGCCAATGCTGAACATATCCTTGAAACCAAATTGATGGAGAGGTTGAGAGAAAAGATGCAAAACTTATCCTTTGGCGATGACATCgttgatgatgaattagCTACAAATGCCAACTCTGATTTGGCATGCCACTTTTAG
- the VIK1 gene encoding Vik1p (CAGL0H00638g~Regulatory subunit that associates with kinesin Kar3p; predicted roles in microtubule-based process, mitotic sister chromatid cohesion and kinesin complex, spindle pole body localization): MYRIKYRKLENITNKVSGNKEENTLERGLKRKQLNQLIRENEKFVRTDKNLQIKIDKYQRKDIPNLKYEVQKRTGLLSQLEKTVNQINLNFEALEKEKTALSSKNLAELTEIENKYKEVIEQKAAEFSQIFEKQQNAWREKIEELRNMPPEDELINQINNLKHTLSSTEQNLEDKIAKNDNDLILYKQKLQVSFSEYKKKNSTSLEELQSQSKNLESTMAELQNIKTEKNSQLRTLAEEQSELERIVMDKQLQVDKLNAEIEPVENKIKEYQNSFVLLKNDIEGMKIKAIDNEQQYNEVYDTLGEELSRRRRLLNSITELKGCARLFANIIEDEISEKLIVNYSDESIEDMKNHKTYKFTKLIQNFSHQNKDLFKEDLHVYIDFCLKRRENFNLFSVGSSNIPNTFEKLLAFFKNNYFDKFVITLQYVMLSDNADSQDLLSNNKDGGKDVEIKLKIEESTISLGSTLITLDEITDKLQIKKKYSQLNHQNGIGLSKFQFFCLQDIEPIPIDFYFIEIYQPSIYPILKRSTGTESNLNSPLEIVLKKIFHDTKSAFVFQIDHSAEVYDILKLSSHLSFIRNPKGK, from the coding sequence ATGTATCGAATCAAATATAGAAAGTTGGAAAACATAACCAATAAGGTTAGCGGCAATAAAGAGGAAAATACCCTAGAACGTGGCCTGAAGAGGAAACAATTGAATCAGTTAATCAGAGAGAATGAGAAGTTTGTAAGAACTGACAAGAATCTACAAATAAAGATTGATAAATATCAACGAAAAGACATACCAAACTTAAAGTATGAAGTTCAAAAGAGAACTGGTTTGCTAAGTCAGCTAGAGAAGACAGTTAATCAAATTAACTTAAACTTTGAGGCCTtagagaaggaaaaaactGCTTTATCATCTAAGAATCTAGCTGAATTGACAGAAATTGAGAACAAGTATAAAGAAGTTATTGAACAAAAAGCTGCAGAGTTTAGCCagatatttgaaaaacaacAGAATGCATGGCGagaaaaaatagaagagTTGAGGAATATGCCCCCTGAAGATGAACTAATAAATCAGATAAACAACTTGAAACATACCCTTTCTTCCACAGAACAGAATCTAGAAGATAAAATTGCTAAAAATGATAACGATCTTATCCTATATAAACAGAAACTCCAGGTTTCATTTTCAGAatataagaagaaaaactCAACATCTCTTGAAGAGCTTCAAAGTCAATCAAAAAATCTGGAAAGTACGATGGCGGAACTTCAGAATATCAAAACCGAAAAAAACTCTCAACTACGAACACTAGCAGAAGAACAGAGTGAGTTGGAACGCATAGTTATGGACAAGCAATTACAAGTCGATAAACTCAATGCTGAAATTGAACCggttgaaaataaaattaaagaatatcaaaactCATTTGTACTTCTgaaaaatgatattgaagggatgaaaataaaagctATAGATAACGAACAACAATACAACGAAGTATATGACACGTTAGGTGAAGAACTGTCTAGAAGAAGGAGACTCCTCAATTCAATTACTGAATTAAAAGGTTGTGCTCGGCTTTTTGCTAACattattgaagatgaaataagtgaaaaattgatTGTTAACTACTCGGATGAATCAATAGAGGACATGAAAAACCACAAAACATACAAATTTACAAAATTAATACAGAATTTTTCTCATCAAAACAAAGACTTATTTAAGGAAGATCTACACGTTTATATTGACTTTTGtttgaaaagaagagagaaCTTTAACTTATTTTCAGTTGGATCTTCTAATATTCCGAATACATTCGAGAAACTTTTAgcattcttcaaaaataattattttgataaatttgtcATTACATTACAGTATGTTATGTTGTCAGATAATGCTGACTCACAGGATCTATTATCAAATAATAAGGATGGTGGAAAAGATGTAGAAATCAAGCTAAAGATCGAAGAAAGCACAATAAGTTTAGGATCGACTCTGATAACTCTAGATGAAATCACCGACAAACTacaaattaaaaagaaatactcCCAACTTAATCACCAAAATGGAATTGGCTTGTCTaagtttcaatttttttgtctgCAAGACATTGAGCCAATACCAATTGACTTCTATTTTATAGAGATTTATCAGCCTAGCATCTATCCAATACTCAAGAGATCAACAGGTACAGAATCTAACTTGAACTCCCCACTTGAAATAGTTctcaagaaaatatttcatgATACTAAATCAGCGTTTGTGTTTCAAATAGATCATTCAGCTGAAGTATATGACATTCTGAAACTCTCAAGTCATCTCTCTTTCATCAGGAATCCAAAAGGCAagtaa
- the HFI1 gene encoding Hfi1p (CAGL0H00616g~Ortholog(s) have transcription coactivator activity, role in histone acetylation, transcription from RNA polymerase II promoter and Ada2/Gcn5/Ada3 transcription activator complex, SAGA complex, SLIK (SAGA-like) complex localization), translating into MTAVQPQMRAMTPSFTGSGGTLTNGNSALFVKNAVGTPISMIDSNQLNDIPSAGNYNSSNLTSNLKLKESLIEDQRVDISSMIEEITGILGRDQWTKYAQILSLFILGKLSRKELVNELDILFSGSNNMKPKMMRLHNHLLLGILANSLRENPLTMIKNGSWGFGNGTNANGKQSKKGNKHNSQIELYKKIVMSLPIEDRNRIKSITKDAGKRGFVFCSVLQSRLNNIPKIPIVTNADTLKRIKNDNMKTPLEWSQDIMNGFGAPLASESYSLPDTDSFYLRIVGIAREHGIVGNIDAGCIDLISLALDVYLKNIIEMAIDTVRYRKKKYSDYYDLDDFGTYQAVSSGTDTSKDAKDDIMEIERKRTISLTNEDIYTSLSLFPNMADASGAYYNAMNLGLVNDDELVIKSSSIDDLPDFLEEKPFFTPVDEKNIGTPTELNWLIRDILTEN; encoded by the coding sequence ATGACGGCAGTGCAACCGCAAATGAGAGCCATGACACCATCTTTTACAGGTTCTGGAGGGACATTGACTAATGGAAATTCAGCATTATTTGTGAAAAATGCAGTGGGTACACCAATTTCTATGATTGATAGTAATCAACTCAATGACATACCCTCGGCTGGTAATTACAACAGTAGCAATTTGACATCAAACCTTAAATTAAAAGAGTCATTAATTGAGGACCAGCGAGTTGATATTAGCTCTATGATTGAGGAAATAACTGGCATACTTGGAAGAGATCAATGGACCAAGTATGCACAGATTCTAAGTTTATTTATCTTAGGGAAACTTTCTCGAAAAGAACTAGTTAATGAAttggatattttattttcgGGTTCTAATAATATGAAACCTAAAATGATGAGGCTTCATAATCATTTACTATTAGGAATACTTGCCAACTCATTGAGAGAAAATCCCTTGACTATGATTAAGAATGGAAGCTGGGGGTTTGGTAATGGGACTAATGCCAATGGCAAACAATCTAAGAAAGGTAACAAACATAACTCTCAAATtgaattatataaaaagatTGTAATGTCTTTGCCAATTGAGGATAGAAATAGGATCAAATCAATAACGAAAGATGCTGGTAAGAGAGGATTTGTATTTTGCTCAGTGTTACAATCTAGATTAAATAATATACCAAAAATTCCGATAGTAACAAATGCAGATACATTAAAAAGGATAAAGAATGACAATATGAAAACACCATTAGAATGGTCACAAGATATAATGAATGGCTTTGGTGCACCTCTAGCTAGTGAAAGTTACTCATTGCCAGATACTGATTCCTTTTATTTAAGAATAGTGGGTATTGCTCGAGAACATGGTATTGTTGGTAACATTGATGCCGGATGTATTGATCTGATATCGTTAGCACTGGATGTTTAtctgaaaaatataatagaaatgGCCATTGACACAGTTAGATacagaaagaagaagtatTCTGATTATTATGACCTAGATGACTTTGGAACTTATCAAGCTGTCTCCAGTGGTACAGATACTAGCAAAGATGCTAAAGATGATATTATGGAAATAGAAAGGAAGAGAACTATTTCTTTAACAAATGAAGATATATATACGtctttatctttatttCCAAATATGGCCGATGCTTCGGGAGCATATTACAATGCAATGAACTTGGGTTTGGtcaatgatgatgaattagTGATTAAGAGTAGTTCTATTGATGATTTACCGGATTTCCTCGAAGAAAAGCCGTTTTTTACCCCTGTAGATGAGAAAAACATTGGTACGCCTACGGAATTAAATTGGTTAATTCGTGATATACTTACCGAAAACTAA